The following proteins are encoded in a genomic region of Deltaproteobacteria bacterium:
- the rpoC gene encoding DNA-directed RNA polymerase subunit beta', whose protein sequence is MEELFNFFAKPKDPSSFNAVRISLASPEKILEWSHGEVKKPETINYRTFKPERDGLFCSKIFGPIKDFECNCGKYKRMKHRGIVCEKCGVEVIQSKVRRERMGHITLAAPVAHIWFLKALPSKVGNLLDMTLKDLERVLYFEAHVVIDAKDTPLAKGDVLTDEQLQQAREDYGDRFETGIGAEAIQVMLKSLNLEELSEELRKEMTTTKSEAKRKKLTKRLKIIDAFRESKNRPEWTILDVVPVLPPDLRPLVPLDGGRFATSDLNDLYRRVINRNNRLKRLLELNAPDIIVRNEKRMLQEAVDVLFDNGRRGKVVTGANKRPFKSLSDMLKGKQGRFRQNLLGKRVDYSGRSVIVVGPDLRLHQCGLPKKMALELFKPFIYNKLDEKGMVTTIKSAKKMVERETPEVWDALDEVVREYCILLNRAPTLHRLGMQAFEPILIEGKAIQLHPLVCTAFNADFDGDQMAVHIPLSLEAQIEARVLMMSTNNILSPANGDPIIVPSQDIVLGIYYMTRERPFSKGEGKIFSNPGEVRVAYDGGELDLHAAIKVRIDGKIYPTTTGRILLYEIIPEKTIPFALVNKVMTKKELRFLINESHRKAGIKSTVILGDRLKDIGYKYATLSGISISMKDMVIPSAKGAIIQEAEKEVKRIEEQYIDGLITDGEKYNKVVDIWAKSTESVASEMMKEMEIEIVEGPKNQKTEVGGFNPVYMMSDSGARGSKDQMRQLAGMRGLMAKPSGEIIETPITSNFREGLTVLQYFISTHGARKGLADTALKTANSGYLTRRLVDVSQEAIITAEDCGTMDGIWVEALVEGGEILQRVGERILGRSALEDIYDPVTGELLVEANGEIGEDEVQKIETAGIERVKIRSVLTCEARQGVCRSCYGRDLAHGHQVNLGEAVGVIAAQSIGEPGTQLTMRTFHIGGTASKRVEQSTVQARNDGRVKFIGLKTVETEGGNLVAMNRNGEIAILGKGQREVERYPIIYGAKLKVHDGQEVKPGEVLAEWDPFTIPIITEVSGTVKFGDVLEGRTMQEKRDMVTGKISRVIVESRDLDVRPRISIKDSSGKTASLAESKRAKARYYFPVGAIIMVNEGDHVGPGAVLGKIPRETTKTKDITGGLPRVAELFEVRKPKETAIISEIDGVVSFGKYTKGKRKMSITPDIGEPVNYFVPRGKHVSVLDGDYVRAGEALMDGSADPHDILKIRGLKELAKYLVNEVQEVYRLQGVKINDKHIEVIVRQMVRQVSVMDAGDSQFLLGDNVEKWRFEEENQKIIEKGGRPALARPLLLGITKASLNTESFISAASFQETTKVLSDASIAGKVDFLKGLKENVIMGRLIPAGTGLKGYRNVEIGVKN, encoded by the coding sequence ATGGAAGAACTATTTAATTTTTTTGCAAAGCCGAAAGATCCATCCAGTTTTAATGCCGTGAGAATATCATTGGCATCGCCGGAAAAGATTCTGGAATGGTCCCATGGCGAGGTCAAGAAACCTGAAACGATCAATTACAGGACCTTCAAACCGGAACGGGATGGCCTTTTCTGTTCAAAGATATTCGGACCTATAAAGGACTTTGAGTGCAACTGCGGGAAATACAAACGGATGAAGCACAGGGGTATTGTGTGCGAAAAATGCGGGGTGGAGGTGATTCAGAGCAAGGTCCGCCGGGAGCGGATGGGCCATATTACCCTTGCCGCCCCTGTTGCCCACATCTGGTTCCTGAAGGCGCTTCCGTCCAAGGTAGGCAATCTCCTGGATATGACCCTGAAGGACCTGGAAAGGGTCCTTTATTTTGAAGCGCATGTGGTTATCGATGCGAAAGATACACCCCTTGCAAAGGGCGATGTATTAACGGACGAACAGTTGCAGCAGGCCAGGGAGGACTATGGGGACCGGTTTGAAACCGGTATCGGCGCCGAAGCCATTCAGGTCATGCTGAAAAGCCTGAACCTGGAAGAGCTTTCTGAAGAGCTCAGAAAGGAAATGACCACAACCAAGTCCGAGGCAAAGCGCAAAAAATTGACCAAGCGACTCAAGATCATTGATGCATTCAGGGAATCCAAAAACCGTCCGGAATGGACCATCCTGGACGTGGTGCCGGTCTTGCCTCCGGATTTGAGGCCGCTGGTTCCGCTGGATGGCGGACGCTTTGCCACCTCTGATCTGAATGACCTGTACCGCCGGGTTATTAACCGGAATAACCGGTTGAAGAGACTTTTGGAACTGAATGCCCCTGATATTATCGTAAGGAACGAGAAACGGATGCTGCAGGAGGCCGTTGATGTTCTATTTGACAACGGGAGACGGGGAAAAGTCGTCACAGGCGCCAATAAGCGGCCTTTCAAGTCTCTAAGCGACATGCTGAAGGGAAAACAGGGAAGATTCAGACAGAACCTGCTCGGCAAACGGGTGGATTACTCAGGCCGTTCGGTAATCGTCGTAGGTCCGGATCTTCGTCTCCATCAATGCGGACTTCCCAAGAAAATGGCCTTGGAACTGTTCAAGCCCTTCATATATAACAAACTTGATGAAAAGGGGATGGTCACTACCATCAAGAGTGCCAAGAAGATGGTGGAGCGGGAGACCCCTGAAGTCTGGGATGCCCTGGATGAAGTTGTCCGGGAATATTGCATCCTGCTGAATCGGGCCCCCACACTGCATCGTTTGGGAATGCAGGCCTTTGAGCCGATCCTGATCGAGGGAAAGGCGATTCAGCTCCATCCCCTGGTGTGCACCGCCTTTAACGCTGATTTTGACGGCGACCAGATGGCCGTGCACATTCCCCTGTCCCTGGAGGCTCAGATAGAGGCCAGGGTCTTGATGATGTCCACAAACAATATTCTGTCTCCTGCCAATGGAGACCCCATTATTGTGCCCAGTCAGGATATCGTACTGGGTATCTATTATATGACCCGGGAACGGCCGTTTTCAAAAGGGGAAGGGAAGATCTTTTCAAATCCCGGAGAGGTAAGGGTTGCCTATGATGGTGGTGAATTGGATTTGCATGCCGCCATCAAGGTAAGGATCGACGGAAAAATTTATCCCACCACAACCGGACGAATCCTCCTTTATGAGATTATCCCGGAGAAGACGATTCCTTTTGCGCTGGTCAATAAGGTGATGACCAAAAAGGAACTCAGATTCCTGATCAATGAATCGCACCGCAAGGCGGGGATTAAATCGACGGTTATCCTGGGGGACCGGCTCAAGGATATCGGGTACAAATATGCGACATTGTCCGGCATATCCATCTCCATGAAGGATATGGTGATCCCTTCTGCAAAGGGGGCCATTATTCAAGAGGCTGAAAAGGAAGTTAAACGGATCGAAGAACAATACATCGACGGCCTGATTACGGATGGGGAAAAATATAACAAGGTCGTTGATATCTGGGCCAAATCCACAGAGAGCGTCGCGTCCGAGATGATGAAAGAGATGGAGATCGAGATCGTGGAAGGCCCCAAAAATCAAAAAACAGAGGTGGGTGGCTTTAATCCGGTCTACATGATGTCTGATTCAGGCGCCAGGGGGAGCAAGGACCAGATGAGACAGCTCGCAGGGATGCGAGGCCTGATGGCAAAGCCTTCGGGCGAGATCATCGAAACGCCGATTACCTCGAATTTCAGGGAAGGATTGACCGTACTGCAGTACTTCATCTCGACGCATGGGGCCCGAAAGGGGCTTGCGGATACCGCCCTTAAGACAGCCAATTCCGGCTACCTGACGCGAAGGCTGGTGGATGTCTCTCAGGAGGCGATAATTACCGCTGAAGATTGCGGCACCATGGATGGCATTTGGGTGGAGGCCCTTGTGGAAGGGGGCGAAATCCTTCAGCGGGTGGGGGAGAGAATTCTTGGTCGCTCCGCCCTGGAGGACATTTATGATCCGGTGACAGGGGAACTGTTGGTCGAGGCCAACGGGGAGATCGGCGAGGATGAGGTCCAGAAGATAGAAACCGCCGGCATAGAGAGGGTCAAGATACGGTCCGTCCTGACATGCGAGGCCAGACAGGGCGTGTGCCGTTCATGTTACGGCCGTGACCTGGCCCATGGGCATCAGGTCAATCTGGGGGAGGCCGTGGGTGTCATCGCCGCGCAGTCGATCGGCGAACCGGGGACTCAGCTTACCATGAGGACATTCCATATCGGCGGCACAGCCAGCAAGCGGGTGGAGCAATCCACTGTTCAGGCCAGAAACGATGGCCGGGTCAAGTTCATCGGGCTGAAGACCGTGGAGACCGAGGGAGGCAATCTCGTGGCCATGAATCGAAATGGCGAAATCGCCATTCTGGGTAAGGGCCAGAGAGAGGTGGAACGATATCCGATCATATACGGCGCAAAGCTGAAGGTACATGACGGCCAGGAGGTGAAGCCGGGCGAGGTCCTGGCCGAGTGGGATCCTTTTACCATCCCGATTATTACGGAAGTCTCGGGCACCGTCAAATTCGGCGATGTGTTAGAGGGACGCACCATGCAGGAAAAGCGTGACATGGTCACCGGAAAGATCAGCCGTGTGATCGTCGAATCTCGTGATCTTGATGTCAGGCCCCGGATTTCCATTAAAGACAGCAGTGGAAAGACTGCCAGTTTGGCCGAGAGCAAGAGGGCCAAGGCCCGCTACTATTTTCCGGTCGGCGCTATTATCATGGTGAATGAGGGAGATCATGTGGGCCCTGGAGCGGTCCTGGGAAAAATCCCCAGAGAGACCACAAAGACAAAAGATATTACCGGCGGGTTGCCGCGGGTCGCTGAATTATTTGAAGTCAGAAAGCCGAAAGAGACCGCTATCATCAGCGAGATCGACGGTGTCGTGTCATTTGGCAAATATACCAAAGGGAAGCGGAAAATGTCAATTACACCCGATATAGGTGAGCCGGTCAACTATTTTGTGCCCAGAGGAAAGCATGTCAGCGTTTTGGACGGGGATTATGTGAGGGCAGGCGAGGCATTGATGGACGGGTCTGCCGATCCCCACGATATCCTGAAGATCAGGGGACTCAAGGAATTGGCCAAATATCTGGTGAACGAGGTGCAGGAGGTCTACCGACTTCAGGGCGTCAAGATCAATGACAAGCATATCGAGGTCATTGTGAGGCAGATGGTTCGACAGGTGAGTGTGATGGATGCCGGTGATTCTCAATTTCTTTTGGGGGATAACGTTGAGAAGTGGCGATTTGAGGAAGAAAACCAAAAGATTATTGAAAAAGGCGGTAGACCGGCGCTGGCCCGCCCCCTCTTATTGGGAATCACCAAGGCCTCTTTAAATACGGAGAGTTTTATATCCGCTGCATCTTTTCAGGAAACAACAAAGGTCCTGTCCGATGCCAGTATCGCCGGGAAGGTGGATTTTCTGAAAGGATTGAAGGAAAACGTGATTATGGGCCGGCTGATCCCGGCTGGAACGGGACTCAAGGGCTACAGAAATGTTGAAATCGGGGTGAAGAATTAA